In Pseudoalteromonas sp. MM1, a single window of DNA contains:
- a CDS encoding copper resistance protein B, which translates to MKQLKLSKSLGLLMLTGASLISFPLLAQSEMAQMSSAKMQPQGGDAPKDARDPHAYSAGTTLTEGPYALEGNERLTLADEHPFYALLGDRLEYNEQANAGVFDLQAWYGTTFDRLVIKTEGDFSEGSIEENQTDILWGHAVSAYWDTQAGVRLDYNKEGENRQWLAFGLQGLAPYWFEIDMTAYVGERGNTAFTLEAEYELLLTQKLIIQPRAEITLYGKNDKQNELGSGLSSSAIGFRVRYEFTRQFAPYIGVEWSNKFGNTADYATSSGQSSNNTAFVAGIKFWF; encoded by the coding sequence ATGAAACAATTAAAACTATCTAAATCATTAGGCTTATTAATGTTAACTGGGGCTTCATTAATTAGTTTCCCTTTATTAGCGCAAAGTGAAATGGCACAAATGAGTAGCGCTAAGATGCAACCACAAGGGGGAGATGCACCTAAAGACGCAAGAGACCCTCATGCTTATTCTGCGGGAACAACTTTAACAGAAGGCCCATATGCGCTTGAGGGTAATGAGCGATTAACACTCGCCGATGAGCATCCATTTTACGCATTACTAGGCGATCGTCTTGAATATAACGAGCAAGCAAACGCAGGTGTGTTTGACTTACAAGCATGGTACGGCACTACCTTTGATCGATTGGTAATTAAAACCGAGGGTGATTTCAGCGAAGGGAGTATTGAAGAAAACCAAACCGATATTTTATGGGGTCACGCCGTATCAGCATATTGGGATACTCAAGCAGGTGTTCGTCTTGATTACAATAAAGAAGGTGAAAATCGGCAATGGTTGGCTTTTGGCTTACAAGGTTTAGCCCCTTACTGGTTTGAAATTGATATGACAGCGTACGTGGGTGAGCGAGGCAATACCGCATTTACATTAGAAGCAGAGTACGAACTACTACTCACGCAAAAGCTAATTATACAACCGCGAGCCGAAATTACACTTTATGGCAAAAACGATAAACAAAACGAACTTGGAAGTGGCCTATCAAGCAGCGCGATTGGCTTTAGGGTTCGTTATGAGTTTACACGCCAGTTTGCGCCCTATATTGGCGTTGAATGGAGTAATAAATTTGGCAATACCGCCGACTATGCCACATCAAGTGGACAAAGTAGCAACAACACCGCATTTGTTGCGGGTATTAAATTTTGGTTTTAG